The nucleotide window GGTGTAGGTAATCTTCGACCCACCGCGTCTCTCGGTCGCCCATCCGTTCGATGGTTCGATGGGCTGATTCCGTGCCCGTCCGTTGTAGGTCGCCACGGACCCGTTCGTACTCCCGTCGACGATGGTTCAAGAAGTCGCCACTCCAGAACAGTCCCGTCGACGTGACGGCGATCTGTTCGATACCGAGGTCGACGCCGAGGACTGTGCTGTGCTCGGCGTCGCCGTCGTCCGGTATCTCGAACTCGACATCGGTCTTTGTCCCGATGTGGAGATAAAACGTGTCCGTCGCGTCGCGGTACTGCAACGTGGCCCCGGTGATCTCGGAGTCGTCGGTGCGGAGGTATTTCGTCTGCGGATTGTCGCCCTCCGGTGGGAGGACGTATTCGGCTTCGATTCGTCCGTCCACCGTCGAGAGTGACACACGGTCGTCGTGGAACGTCGCGCTGCGCCTGTCGTAGCGAACCGATGGCGTCGTGAACTCGGGTCGGGACGCCATCTTGCCGTCCTTCCATCGGGCGACGACGCTTTTGATGGCTTCGGCGGCCCGGTTCCGTGCGGATTGGACGAGATTGGCTTGGAGCCGTGTCTGGTCGCGCACGTCGGCGTACGTCCGGTCGTGGAGTTCCGTCTTGGACGTGGGCTTGTACTCGTCCTGCCAGGCATCGCCGACGACGTAGTTGCACGCCCACAGATACTCGTCGACGGTCTCGTGGAGGAGATCGGCGTCGCTGTCGTCGATATCGAGTTTGACGACGACCGTGCGACGCATCTCCGCCATGAGTCATATGTAGTGCAGGACATTTATAATAGTAACGGTTCCGTTGGGGAGTCGGTCGGGTGTCGTCGGCGGTTGTGGAGTAGGGATGACGCGATTCCTCCCCGCCCTAAAGGGCGGGGTTTCCTCGCTGATTTAAGATGAAAGCGGCCCCACTCAGTGTAGCAGCAGCTTCTGAACTTATATAATTCTCGCTGCTGCGAGCGTTTTTCCGATAGTTGCTACGCCAATACTTCCGAGCCATGCGCCAGCATTTACGTCAGAAATAGTATCGTCACTTATATACAAATACCCTACTGTATTGTCATCCTCATTTTCATCAGCCACAAAGTCATCCCTATTGCAACTCATTGTCCATTCCCCCCACGGTTGGAGTTGTTGCCCTGTCTAGCTTTTTCCAATATATCGTTATTTATTTCCAAAGAAGGGGGAGAATCGGTTGAAACGCTGGTAGTCGAAACCCTACCCCTTGGAACTAATCGTCCTTCTTCAACCTCATCCGCGATATTTCCACATAATTTTTCCATCGTATTGAAGGGGATCTTCTGTCCCGGCCCATCATAGTCATCCCAGTGTCGATTATATTCCTCTTTTGTCATTGGTATAGATTTGGGATTTGACCTTAGCATCCAATGTGCCACTACATTAGCCTGAGATCCAGCGTGATCAGGCGCATTCGAATGTTCGGGCGGCCCGGCGTGTTCTGGCGGACCCTTCCGACGCCGTGCCGCCGCCACGGCCGGCGAGGTAATCGTTGCCGCTGCCACACCGATACCGGACAGGAGTTGTCTCCGGTCCATGACCGGGCCGACATACCGCTGATTAAAAAATACCGATTTAATTTATGACTAACTATAATTATTCAACTGGTTTTTTCCGTTACTGCTTAAGTTCGTTCAAACTTCAGTGGTTGAAAATTATCCCCCCCCCTCCCCTTCGAAATACCCAAAACTCTGTATCAGATACTCTACATTCCCACACCGCACCAGCGCCCCCTCACACCGCCCGCCAGCGATCGATCCCCAACACGCCTGCGCCGAGCACCGCGAGTCCCGCGGCCCCGGCGAACACCGCGCGAAGCCCGAACGGACCGACCAGCAGGCCGAACGCGACCGGCGAGAGGAACTGGCCCGCGTAGCCCGCCGAGGCGAGATACGAACTCAACTGGCCCTGCCGATCGGCGGGCGCGAGCGCCTCGATCCAACCGAACGCGGCGGGAAAGACCAGGCCCTGGCCAGCCCCGAATCCGACGACCGGCGCGATCGCCGCGATCGGCCCGCTCACCTGCGTCGCGACGCCGAAGGCCACGATCCAGGTCGCGAGTGCGACACCGACGAGCGTCCGTCGACTCGTTCGGACGAGCAGGCGATCGTAACTCGCGGCGGCGATCCCACCCGCCAGCCCCATCGCCGCGAGATAGAGGCTCACCCGAAACGACGACCGGATCCCGAGGCCATCGAGCAGTTGCGGATAGAACACGACGATCGCGTACAGGAGCGCGTTCGTCCCAAAATAGAGGGCGTAGACGCCGAGCAGCGCCGGCCGGTCGACGATCGGGGCCAGGGCGGCCCGAACGGTCGCGAGGACGCCCCGAAGCCCGGCGGACAGCGTGCCGATCGGACGGGCGAATCGGGCGCGCATCGCCCCCGCGACCCGGGCCGATCGAGCGCGACCGTGCCACCGGCGTGGGTCGAGCGGTCCCGTCGATCCCCCGCGGGTCTCGGGAATCGTCAGCGCGGCCAGCGCCCCGAGCGGGAGCGCGATCAGGTAGACGCCGAACGGGGCCTGCCAGGAGACCGTCCCGAGCGCACCGCCGACGAGCGGCCACGCGACCGCGCCGACGCTGTTCGCACTCGATCGCAGGCCGAGCGCGCGCTCCATGCCCTGGCCGTCGTACAGCTCGTAGATCGTGACCGTCAGGCCCGTATAGACCAGCGCGACGCCGACGCCGAGTACCGCCCGGGTGGCGAGCAGTGGGCCGAAAGCATCGATCACCAGGCCCGCGCCCCCGCCGAGGCCGTACAGCACGAGCCCCGCGATCAGCGGGCGTCGCGGCCCGATCCGATCGACGAGCGCGCCCGCGAGCGGGCTGACGAGGACGATCAACGCGCCGTGAGTCGTGACGATGAGCCCTGCGCGAGACTCACCGACGCCCAGTCCCGACTGAATCGCGGGCACGACCGGGCCCAAAATCGCGCCGGCCATCACCGTCAGCGTCGCCGTGCCGAGGATGACGACGAGGGGGCCGCGACGAGTCGCCATGCCGGTCGATCCGATCGCGAGTTTCGAGACGGTTGCGATCGCGAGCCGAAAGCGACGAACGGCCCGGGGTCGATCGCCCAGTATGCTCACGCTCGGCCAGAAGATGATCCTCGTCGTCGTGATCGGTATTCTCGATCTGATCGCCCTGCTGCTCGGCGGCGTTCTCGGGCTTCTCGTCGTCGTTCCGTCGATCGCGGCCCTGATCGCAGCGTTTCGACTCTGACCGGTGTCGCGATCACCGCCCGTCGTGGCGACGCGAGCCACGGTGAGTGATCCCACGCGGCCAACGTCGCCCGAACGGTCAGGTTCAAACGCACCCGCTGGCAACGGCGACGCATGAACGTCGGGCTGTTGGCGCTGGCGGCGGCGGTGCCGATCGCGCTGGCCTTTGGCCTGCTGGTCGGGGCGCGTAAATCGGCGGCGCTGTCGATGTCGGTGGGGTGGATCGCGGCGGTCATCCTGGGTATCGCCGTCTGGCAGATGGACCTCTCGTGGCTCGCGGCGTCGGCCGCCGTCGGCGCGCTCGAAGGACTCAACATCGTGTTGATCGTCTTCGGGGCGGTCCTGTTGATGAACTATCTCGATCTGGGGGGCGCGATCGGGACGATCCGGTGGTTCTTCCACGGGATCGAGCGCGACCGCCGAGTCCAACTCCTCCTGATCGGCCTGGGCTTCGAGACGATCATCGAGGGCGCGGCGGGGTTCGGAACGCCCGGCGCGCTCGCCGCGCCGTTGTTCGTCGGCCTCGGGTTCCCGCCGCTCGCGGCCGCCGTGTTCGGACTCTTCTTCAACGCGCCGAACCCGCAGTTCGGGGCCGCCGGCACGCCCATCCTGGGTGGGATCTCGACCGGAACGATGGGCGATCTGGTCCCCGAGAGCGCGATCGGTGCGCTCCAGATGACCGTCTCGGCGTGGTCGGGCGTCATGACCGGACTGACCTTCGTGTTCTGGGGCCTGCTCGGGGTCTTCCTGTTGATCTACTGGTTCGGTGACGACGCAGAGCGCTCGATCCGTGGGGCCGCCCGGTCGACGCTCCCGATCGCACCGTTCGCTCTCGTGGCCGGGACGACCGCGGGCCTGATCCAGTGGGCGGTCGCGTGGACGATCGGCCCCGAGTTGCCCGACATCGCCGCCGGGTTCGTCGTGCTCGGCCTCGGCATCGTGATGGCCAACTACGGCGTGTTGGTCCCGGACGACGCCTGGACGTTCCCCGACCGCGAGCAGTGGTCGGACGTCTGGCTCGGTGGCCTCAGCCTCGACGGCCTGGGCAGTGGCGCCCCCGAACGCGAGATGCCCGTCTGGCTGGCGTGGGCCCCCTATCTCGCGGTCGGACTGTTCTTGCTCGTGACGCGCTGGCCGACGTTCGATCTCGTCAGTCGGCTCAAGGAGTTCACCGTCGGCTTCGGCTTCGACCTCCCGATGGGAACCCAGACCTGGACGCTGGAGTATCTCTACCTGCCGGGGACGATGCCGTTCGTGCCCGTCGCGGTCGGGACGGGCCTGCTCTTTGCGTTCACCCAGCGGGATCGGTTGGCCGAAAACCTCGACGGCGAGGCGTCGCTCCCGGACGGACTCGATCGACGGCTCGCCGGCGTCCACACTGGCCTCGCGCAGTGGACGCGCTACAACGTCGCCGCGTGGCGCGAGTCGCTCCGCCAGGTCGGCCCCGCGGCCGTCACCCTGATCGTCGCCGTCTCGCTCACCCAGGTGATGATCGCCTCCGCGACGAACGCGTCGGGCGCACTCGGGATGATGGAGTCGCTGTCGACCGTGCTCGCGAGCGCCGCGGGCGGGGCACTCCCCGCGGTCACGCCCTGGATCGGCGCGCTTGGCACGTTCGTCACGGGGTCGAACACCACCAGCGACATCCTGTTCAACGCTCTGCAGTATCAGGCCGCCGTCGACGTGGGCCTCGAACCGTCGATCATCCTCGCGATCCAGAACGTCGGCGGTGGTGTCGGCAACATGATCTCGGTGCTCAACGTCGCCGCGATCTGTGGCGTCGTCGGCCTCTCGGGCCGGGAGGGCGACATCCTCCGGAAGGTCGTCGTGCCGACGGTGATCTTCGCGCTGTTCGCGGGCGGGGTCGGGACGGCGATCGTCTATTTGATCTGAGTCGGGGCCGCCCCGTTCTCCGCCACCACCCCCGCCGCATGGCCGGCAATCCCATGTGACTCGATGCCGTAGTTCGGCTATGGACTGGGCCGACCGCGTCGACGACCTCCTGGAGGACGGCGAGTCGGTCCACGAGCGGATCTCGTACGGCGAGACGACCGTCGCGGTCACGAATCGGCGCGTGTTGGCATTCACGCCGACGACCCAGGGCGCGAACTACCACGCGATCGCCCGCCCGAACGTCGAGGGCGTCGCACTCGACACGCAGGGCCCGACCGCGAACCTCCTGCGGGCGCTCCGGGTCGGCATCGCGGGCGTGATCGCGCTCGGGTCGGGACTCCTCTTCGATTTCGGGGGGATGGTCGGTGGGATCGACCAGCCCTCGCTGGAGGGGACCGGCGTCGGCGGCGCGCTCGCGATGGTCGACACGATGCTCGCACTGCTCGACGCGCTCGACGACGCGCTCGTGATCGGCGGCGCGCTCGCACTCCTGCTTGCGGTCGGGTTCGCGGGGGCGTACTGGGTCGCCCGCGAGCGCTCGCTCACGATCCGGGTCGCCGGCGACGCGGACGTCCGCCTGCCCGTCCCGGACGACCGGACTCGCGAGTGCATCGAGCGCGCGCTCCGCGGGCCCGCCGCTGCCGGCGACGCCACGTCTTAGGCCGTCGACGGCGTAGGCTGGCTCGATGGACGCCGACACGGTGCGCGAGCGGGCGGCGACGCTGCCCGACGAGCCAGGCGTCTACGAGTTCCGGTCGGATCGGACGCTCTACGTCGGCAAGGCCGTCTCGCTTCGCGATCGCGTCCGATCGTACGCCGACCCGCGCAGCGATCGCATCGCCGCGATGGTCGCCCGCGCGAGTGAGATCGACGTCGTCCTCACCGACACCGAGACGCAGGCGCTCCTGCTCGAAGCGAACCTGATCAAGCGCCACCAGCCCCGCTACAACGTCCGGCTGACCGACGACAAGTCCTACCCGCTGGTCGAACTGACCGATCACGACTGCCCACGGATCGGAACGACCCGCGACCCCGAGGAAGGCGCGACGGTCTATGGGCCCTACACCTCCAAGAGCGATCTCGAAACGGTGCTGAAGGCCGTCCGAGAGGTGTGTGGGCTGCGGACCTGTTCGGACCACGAGTTCGCCCGCCGCAATCGGCCCTGTCTCGACTACGAGATGGGGCTGTGTTCGGGGCCCTGTACCGGCGAGATCGACCCCACGGACTACCGGGCCGACGTGACGCGTGCCGAGCGGTTCTTCGAGGGCGCGACCAGCGCGATCGCCACCCCGCTGCGCGAGCGCATGGACGACGCCGCCGACCGGGCGGCCTTCGAGCGGGCGGCGGGGCTGCGGGATCGTCTGGAGGCCGTCGAACGGTTCCACGGGGGCCAGGGCGGGACCGTCACGAGCGGGCCCGGCCGGGCGACCGACGTGATCGGCGTCGACACCAGCGGGTCGGAGGCGAGCGTCGCCGTGCTCCACAGCGACGGCGGCCGGGTCGTCGACCGCGAGCGCGTGACCGTCGAGACGCCCGACGCGGTCGGGCCGGGCGCCGTCGTCAGCGCCGTGCTCACCCAGTACTACGCCGATCGAGAGGTGCCCGACCGCCTGCTCGTAAGCCACCCGCCCGATCGCGACCTCGCGGACTTCTTCGAGCGGACCGGAACCGACCTCGCCGCACCGACGGAGGGGCGTGGTGGCCGGCTGGTCGATCTGGCGGTGCGGAACGCTCGTCAGCCCCACGCCGACGGCCGCGCGGGCGCGGCGCTCGCGAGCACGCTCGGTCTGGAGGACTGTACGCGTATCGAGGGGATGGACGTGAGCCACGCCGGCGGCGACAGTGTCGTCGGCAGCGACGTCCTGTTCGTCGACGGAGCGAGCGAAAAGCAGGGCTATCGGCGCAAGCGCCTCTCCGAGGGGAACGACGATCCGGCACACATCGCGGAACTCGCGACCTGGCGGGCCGAGCGCGCACTCGCGGGCCGAGACGACCGCCCGATGCCCGATCTGCTGGTGATCGACGGCGGGCGCGCCCAGCTCGACGCCGCCCGGGCGGCCCTCGACCGAGCGGGGTGGACACCCCCGACGATCGCGCTCGCGAAAGGCGAGGAACGCGTGATCACGCACGATCGAAGCTACGACTGGCCGACCGACGACGAGCGGTGGCGACTCCTCGCGCGCGTGCGCGACGAGGCTCATCGGTTCGCGGTGAGCTACCACCGGACGCTGCGCGACGAGGTCTCGACCAGTCTGGAGGCCGTCGAGGGCGTCGGGCCAGTGACTCGTCAGCGTCTCCTCGGTCGGTTTGGCTCGGTCGCGGCGATCAGCGCCGCCGATCGCGAGGAACTGCTCACCGTCGAGGGGGTCGGCCCGGCGACGGCGGACCGACTCGCGAGCGACCTGTGAGCCCATCCAAAAGGCCTATGCGAACCGCCGGGAAGGTCAATGCATGCGTCGGCAGGGACTCGCGGGCCTCGCGCTCGTGGCCGTGATCGTTCTCGCAGGGTGTACGAGCGGACCGATCTCGGTGTCCACGAACGAGACGGCGACGCCGACCGCGACGCCGGTCGTGCCCGCAGAGATTCAAAACGCCACCGCCGACAGCTACCGGTTCAGCTACGACGCGACCCTGACCAACCGGAACGGACCGCTGAACGTCACCGCAGACGGCGTCGTCGATCGGTCCGCCCGACGGCTCAACGTCACCTACACGTACGGCGATCCGATCGACCGTCGGCTGGCCGTCGTCGCCATCGAGAACGCGACCTACCACCGCGAGAACGGCACCTGGAGCGAGCGCGACGAGTCGGTGGACTGGGATCAGGACCCCCTGGCCCACCAGCGAGCGATCTGGGCGGCCTCGAACACCTCGACGGTGAACGGCTCGACGACGAACGGATCGACGGCGAACGCGACGAACGCCTCCGCGTTTGCTGACAGCGAACCGACGATCGACGCCGACGACGAGGTCGTGACACTGTCGGTCTCGAACCGCTCGGCCGTCGAGGGACTGCTCCGCTCGGCTCCGTTCGGCCTCCCGGAGACGGTCTACGTCGACAACGCCACCTATCTCGTCACGCGCGACCGCGACGGGCCGATCCGAGAGGTTCGGCTCCGGGCGACGATCATCCAGTCCAACAACGAAGGTGAGATCGACGCCAGACTCACCTTCAGCGACCACGGCGCTCCCGTCTCGGTCGAGACCCCGCCGATCGCCGAGGAATAGCGAGTATTCTCAGATTTGATTTCGTCTAGGCGGACATTACCGTGGTAAGCTTTGTGGCCCCTATCGGCTATTTTCACCATATTTTGGCCAGTTAGAGTCCAGAATACAACGGCGAGTCGTCAGCCACCCGTCTGACGATTTTCAATCGAGATACTCGGGTACGCACCTATTTACGGGGTCAGTCCCCATCTGTAATCGGAGACTACCCAACGGAGGATCTGCAAATGACCACTCACGCCACCGACGGACATACGGACGCCCAGGCCGATCACATACAGCGCGAGCGCTACGCCGACCTCACGATCGGTGACGGGGAGTACGTGATCTACGACCGGCAGAACCACCAGGCGTGGGTGCAGTCCTCGGAAGCGCTCAGTCTCGACGGCCATCGCTAAGGTTTTTTCCGCGCCGGCCGGACCGTCGCTATGACAGCACCCATCGAGCGTCGCGTCGGTGCGTGGCTGGACGACCGCTCGGAGACCGTCGCCGTCGCCGAGTCCTGTACCGGCGGGCTGATCGGATCACTCCTCACCGACGTGCCGGGGTCGAGT belongs to Halococcoides cellulosivorans and includes:
- a CDS encoding RNA-guided endonuclease InsQ/TnpB family protein, with the protein product MAEMRRTVVVKLDIDDSDADLLHETVDEYLWACNYVVGDAWQDEYKPTSKTELHDRTYADVRDQTRLQANLVQSARNRAAEAIKSVVARWKDGKMASRPEFTTPSVRYDRRSATFHDDRVSLSTVDGRIEAEYVLPPEGDNPQTKYLRTDDSEITGATLQYRDATDTFYLHIGTKTDVEFEIPDDGDAEHSTVLGVDLGIEQIAVTSTGLFWSGDFLNHRRREYERVRGDLQRTGTESAHRTIERMGDRETRWVEDYLHRLSKALVQEAVAHGCDRIAFEELTDIRDRMPGVKEFHAWAFRRLYDYTAYKAEAEGIDTTQVDPAYTSQRCSKCGTTLRENRPSQAKFCCQKCGYEVNADYNAAKNIGFKMLRAGQKSPHGGATRHLALKSGTLNVNGEYSPAE
- a CDS encoding MFS transporter translates to MATRRGPLVVILGTATLTVMAGAILGPVVPAIQSGLGVGESRAGLIVTTHGALIVLVSPLAGALVDRIGPRRPLIAGLVLYGLGGGAGLVIDAFGPLLATRAVLGVGVALVYTGLTVTIYELYDGQGMERALGLRSSANSVGAVAWPLVGGALGTVSWQAPFGVYLIALPLGALAALTIPETRGGSTGPLDPRRWHGRARSARVAGAMRARFARPIGTLSAGLRGVLATVRAALAPIVDRPALLGVYALYFGTNALLYAIVVFYPQLLDGLGIRSSFRVSLYLAAMGLAGGIAAASYDRLLVRTSRRTLVGVALATWIVAFGVATQVSGPIAAIAPVVGFGAGQGLVFPAAFGWIEALAPADRQGQLSSYLASAGYAGQFLSPVAFGLLVGPFGLRAVFAGAAGLAVLGAGVLGIDRWRAV
- a CDS encoding L-lactate permease; its protein translation is MNVGLLALAAAVPIALAFGLLVGARKSAALSMSVGWIAAVILGIAVWQMDLSWLAASAAVGALEGLNIVLIVFGAVLLMNYLDLGGAIGTIRWFFHGIERDRRVQLLLIGLGFETIIEGAAGFGTPGALAAPLFVGLGFPPLAAAVFGLFFNAPNPQFGAAGTPILGGISTGTMGDLVPESAIGALQMTVSAWSGVMTGLTFVFWGLLGVFLLIYWFGDDAERSIRGAARSTLPIAPFALVAGTTAGLIQWAVAWTIGPELPDIAAGFVVLGLGIVMANYGVLVPDDAWTFPDREQWSDVWLGGLSLDGLGSGAPEREMPVWLAWAPYLAVGLFLLVTRWPTFDLVSRLKEFTVGFGFDLPMGTQTWTLEYLYLPGTMPFVPVAVGTGLLFAFTQRDRLAENLDGEASLPDGLDRRLAGVHTGLAQWTRYNVAAWRESLRQVGPAAVTLIVAVSLTQVMIASATNASGALGMMESLSTVLASAAGGALPAVTPWIGALGTFVTGSNTTSDILFNALQYQAAVDVGLEPSIILAIQNVGGGVGNMISVLNVAAICGVVGLSGREGDILRKVVVPTVIFALFAGGVGTAIVYLI
- a CDS encoding excinuclease ABC subunit C; its protein translation is MDADTVRERAATLPDEPGVYEFRSDRTLYVGKAVSLRDRVRSYADPRSDRIAAMVARASEIDVVLTDTETQALLLEANLIKRHQPRYNVRLTDDKSYPLVELTDHDCPRIGTTRDPEEGATVYGPYTSKSDLETVLKAVREVCGLRTCSDHEFARRNRPCLDYEMGLCSGPCTGEIDPTDYRADVTRAERFFEGATSAIATPLRERMDDAADRAAFERAAGLRDRLEAVERFHGGQGGTVTSGPGRATDVIGVDTSGSEASVAVLHSDGGRVVDRERVTVETPDAVGPGAVVSAVLTQYYADREVPDRLLVSHPPDRDLADFFERTGTDLAAPTEGRGGRLVDLAVRNARQPHADGRAGAALASTLGLEDCTRIEGMDVSHAGGDSVVGSDVLFVDGASEKQGYRRKRLSEGNDDPAHIAELATWRAERALAGRDDRPMPDLLVIDGGRAQLDAARAALDRAGWTPPTIALAKGEERVITHDRSYDWPTDDERWRLLARVRDEAHRFAVSYHRTLRDEVSTSLEAVEGVGPVTRQRLLGRFGSVAAISAADREELLTVEGVGPATADRLASDL
- a CDS encoding DUF7331 family protein, with protein sequence MTTHATDGHTDAQADHIQRERYADLTIGDGEYVIYDRQNHQAWVQSSEALSLDGHR